From one Alicyclobacillus acidocaldarius subsp. acidocaldarius Tc-4-1 genomic stretch:
- a CDS encoding citrate synthase, with the protein MAAETTFKAGLEDVVSNTSEICFLDGKQGRLLYYGYDIHDLVDGGASFEEVVYLLWHGDLPNQSQLKAFTEELARERALAEPVLDLLKRLPKDANAMAVLRTAVSFLGLYDPDDGDESLEANYRKAARLVAKIPTIVTSFERIRQGLDPVEPDPSLSAAANFFYLLRGTKPSEFEEKAFNTALILHADHELNASTFSARVTAGTLSDMYSAITSAIGTLKGPLHGGANEQVMRMLLEIGEPSKAIAWIDEALAQKKKIMGFGHRVYRTEDPRATHLRQLSKQAGELKGETKWFEMSQAIEKHMLEVKGLHANVDFYSASLYYSLGIPTHLYTPIFACSRISGWTAHVLEQYKNNRLIRPRAEYVGPTDRKFVPLSER; encoded by the coding sequence ATGGCAGCGGAAACGACATTCAAAGCCGGGCTGGAAGACGTGGTCTCCAACACGTCCGAAATCTGCTTCTTGGATGGGAAACAGGGTCGCCTTCTGTACTACGGGTATGATATCCACGATCTCGTCGACGGCGGCGCGTCGTTTGAAGAAGTCGTGTACCTTCTGTGGCACGGCGATCTGCCGAATCAGTCGCAACTGAAAGCGTTCACCGAGGAACTTGCCCGTGAGCGGGCATTGGCTGAACCCGTGCTCGACCTGTTGAAACGGCTTCCGAAGGACGCGAACGCGATGGCGGTTCTTCGCACGGCAGTCTCCTTCCTCGGTCTGTACGATCCGGATGACGGCGACGAGAGCCTAGAGGCGAACTACCGGAAAGCCGCCCGCCTCGTCGCGAAGATTCCGACCATCGTCACCTCGTTCGAGCGCATTCGCCAAGGACTGGACCCCGTGGAGCCGGATCCATCGCTGAGCGCCGCTGCGAACTTCTTCTATCTCCTCCGTGGCACGAAGCCTTCCGAATTCGAGGAGAAGGCCTTCAATACCGCACTGATCCTGCACGCAGATCACGAATTGAACGCTTCGACGTTCTCGGCGCGCGTCACGGCGGGCACGCTGTCGGACATGTATTCCGCTATCACGTCGGCCATTGGGACGCTCAAGGGACCTCTGCACGGCGGCGCTAACGAGCAGGTGATGCGCATGCTGCTCGAAATTGGCGAACCCAGCAAGGCCATCGCCTGGATTGACGAGGCGCTCGCGCAGAAGAAGAAGATTATGGGCTTTGGCCATCGCGTGTATCGGACGGAAGATCCGCGCGCGACGCACCTTCGCCAGCTCAGCAAACAGGCGGGCGAGTTGAAGGGCGAAACGAAATGGTTCGAGATGTCCCAGGCCATTGAAAAGCACATGCTCGAGGTAAAGGGCCTGCACGCGAACGTCGATTTCTATTCGGCGTCGCTCTACTATTCGCTCGGCATTCCGACGCACTTGTATACGCCCATCTTCGCGTGCAGCCGTATCTCGGGGTGGACGGCACACGTGCTCGAGCAATATAAGAACAATCGACTCATCCGCCCGCGGGCCGAGTACGTTGGACCGACGGATCGCAAGTTTGTCCCGCTCAGCGAGCGCTGA
- a CDS encoding manganese efflux pump MntP has protein sequence MLTQLLLIGLGIGLDNGLAAVGLGASGLSRRAQWRVAILFAIFEAWMPVLGIWVGREVASVLGRSAHIVGIALLALLGLYSLFKRREDEDEMDAVERARGLQIILLAIALSIDNLTVGFSLGMMRAPLAFAGVVFGTVSFLLTVAGLEAGRFLASRLEHLPAERLTGLVLLAVAGWMAAMA, from the coding sequence GTGTTGACTCAGCTGCTTCTTATCGGCCTCGGAATTGGCCTCGACAACGGACTCGCCGCTGTCGGACTCGGCGCGTCCGGGCTCAGCCGCCGCGCGCAGTGGCGCGTCGCTATCCTCTTTGCCATCTTCGAGGCGTGGATGCCTGTCCTGGGCATCTGGGTGGGTCGCGAGGTGGCGAGCGTGCTCGGCCGAAGCGCGCATATCGTAGGCATCGCTCTCTTGGCCCTGCTCGGTCTCTACAGCCTCTTCAAGCGGCGGGAGGACGAGGACGAAATGGACGCCGTGGAGCGCGCCCGCGGTCTGCAGATCATCCTACTTGCTATCGCGCTGTCCATCGACAACCTGACCGTCGGATTCAGTCTAGGCATGATGCGCGCGCCGCTCGCCTTCGCCGGCGTCGTGTTTGGCACCGTGAGTTTTCTTCTCACCGTCGCTGGGCTCGAGGCGGGGCGCTTCCTCGCCTCACGGTTGGAGCATCTGCCGGCGGAGCGGTTGACGGGCCTCGTGCTCCTCGCCGTCGCGGGCTGGATGGCCGCCATGGCATGA
- a CDS encoding bifunctional folylpolyglutamate synthase/dihydrofolate synthase has protein sequence MTPMAEQVTEMIRWIFSSYSRVPRERRQGFDRDVRHPEWTRQLLDAMGRPDERVYSVAVTGSKGKGSHAILTAAMLQQVGVRVGLFTSPHLIDFLERIRLQGVPIPEEDFVRVGELVRAAASALPVPEDQYIGPVGLVAVMAAKWYEEQSVEAAVYELGRGARHDDVNQVVHRGAIIAPIFGEHLDRLGPTWEDVVIAKMGILTEHTAWASLSLQPPLSRKVMAPFLTAFRAKGGEVHEVGNDLEWSLDDARLRVQVRGPGFTADIQVDERLVPYADNLAASAAAAHRVLSDLGRSAREIAVDLRGLVLTGRLQLVRREPDVVIDGAIHSLSAAYVRRFAEAWRARRSEGAAFTLSCPCPTTRTLRASFENSGPSRIASCSPRPRTQRSISRETWYRSRRRLGMPRPAKRIQRTLSA, from the coding sequence ATGACGCCAATGGCGGAGCAAGTGACCGAGATGATTCGCTGGATCTTTTCCTCCTATAGCCGCGTACCGCGCGAGCGCAGGCAGGGATTCGATCGCGACGTGCGGCATCCCGAGTGGACGAGGCAGTTGCTGGACGCGATGGGTCGGCCGGACGAGCGCGTGTACAGCGTCGCTGTGACCGGGAGCAAGGGAAAGGGCTCACACGCCATCCTCACCGCTGCCATGTTGCAGCAGGTGGGCGTGCGCGTCGGACTCTTCACGAGCCCTCACTTGATTGACTTTCTCGAGCGAATTCGGCTACAGGGTGTGCCGATTCCAGAAGAAGACTTTGTGCGCGTCGGCGAGTTGGTCCGTGCGGCTGCGTCGGCGCTTCCCGTGCCGGAGGATCAATATATCGGCCCCGTTGGACTCGTGGCCGTCATGGCCGCCAAATGGTATGAGGAACAGAGCGTCGAGGCCGCCGTGTACGAACTCGGCCGCGGCGCGCGCCACGACGACGTCAACCAGGTGGTGCACCGCGGGGCCATCATCGCGCCCATCTTCGGCGAACACCTGGACAGGCTGGGGCCGACCTGGGAAGATGTCGTGATCGCCAAAATGGGCATTCTGACGGAGCACACGGCCTGGGCGTCGTTGAGTCTACAGCCGCCGCTGTCGCGCAAGGTGATGGCGCCCTTTTTGACGGCGTTTCGGGCCAAGGGCGGCGAGGTGCACGAAGTCGGCAACGACCTCGAGTGGTCCCTCGACGACGCCCGTTTGCGCGTGCAGGTCCGCGGCCCCGGATTTACCGCGGACATCCAGGTGGACGAGCGCCTCGTGCCGTACGCAGACAACCTTGCCGCTTCCGCCGCTGCGGCGCATCGGGTGTTGAGCGATCTCGGCCGGTCGGCGAGGGAAATCGCCGTAGATCTGCGCGGCCTCGTGCTGACGGGGCGGCTGCAGCTCGTGCGGCGCGAGCCGGACGTCGTGATCGACGGCGCCATCCACAGCCTGAGCGCGGCGTACGTGCGCCGATTCGCCGAAGCCTGGCGCGCGCGGCGAAGTGAGGGGGCCGCATTCACCTTGTCCTGTCCCTGCCCGACGACAAGGACGCTGAGGGCGTCCTTCGAGAACTCGGGCCCATCGCGCATCGCATCCTGTTCACCGAGACCACGAACCCAGCGCTCCATTTCACGCGAGACCTGGTATCGCTCGCGGCGGCGCTTGGGTATGCCGCGTCCCGCGAAGCGAATCCAGAGGACGCTATCCGCCTAG
- the leuD gene encoding 3-isopropylmalate dehydratase small subunit, with amino-acid sequence MEPLVKHEGLVVCMNRVNVDTDQIIPKQFLKRIERDGFGEFLFFDWRYLPDGSPNPDFELNRPEAQGATILLVDDNFGCGSSREHAVWALRDYGFRVILAPSFADIFYNNCFKNGLLPIRIPRELYKQLSESHARGEWRRMTVDLEQQTAATDHGVTFSFEIDPHKRHMLLHGLDDIGITLQYEAEIAAYEASRRPYQFVYA; translated from the coding sequence ATGGAGCCCTTGGTCAAGCACGAAGGCCTCGTGGTCTGCATGAACCGCGTCAACGTGGATACGGATCAAATTATCCCGAAGCAGTTCCTCAAGCGGATCGAGCGCGATGGGTTCGGCGAGTTCCTGTTTTTCGATTGGCGGTACCTGCCGGATGGATCGCCCAATCCCGACTTCGAGCTGAATCGGCCGGAAGCCCAAGGCGCGACCATCCTGCTCGTCGACGACAACTTCGGCTGCGGATCTTCTCGCGAACACGCGGTATGGGCGCTGCGCGACTACGGGTTTCGGGTCATCCTCGCCCCGTCGTTCGCTGACATCTTCTACAACAACTGCTTCAAGAATGGGCTTCTGCCCATTCGCATTCCGCGCGAGCTATATAAACAACTCTCGGAGTCGCACGCGCGCGGCGAATGGCGGCGGATGACGGTGGATCTCGAGCAGCAGACGGCCGCGACCGATCACGGCGTGACCTTTTCCTTCGAGATCGATCCGCACAAGCGGCACATGCTGCTCCATGGGCTCGACGACATCGGCATCACGCTTCAATACGAGGCCGAGATCGCCGCGTACGAGGCTTCGCGCCGTCCGTATCAGTTCGTCTACGCGTAA
- the leuC gene encoding 3-isopropylmalate dehydratase large subunit, translated as MGRTLFEKVWDAHVVKELPDGQTLLYIDLHLVHEVTSPQAFAGLRFAGRKVRRPELTFATMDHNVPTVNPKDVRDAIARKQIETLEQNCRDFGVQLAGLDSPFQGIVHVIGPELGLTMPGKTIVCGDSHTSTHGAFGALAFGIGTSEVEHVLATQCLWQSRPKTMRIQLNGSLQPGVTAKDVILGLIAKYGVNFGTGHVVEYAGGLIPELSMEQRMTICNMSIEFGARAGMMAPDETTIAYVQGRRYAPKGADWEACVAAWRELKSDPDAAFDVDVVFDVNDLEPQVTWGTNPGQGVGISGVVPDPKDAKSEEEALAIRQALEYMDLKPGTKISEIPIQHVFIGSCTNARIEDLRLAASIVKGRRVADGVRAVVVPGSKQVKQQAEAEGLHEIFLEAGFEWREPGCSACLGMNPDIIPAGERCASTSNRNFEGRQGKGARTHLVSPAMAAAAAIAGHFVDVRELTSEGVTA; from the coding sequence ATGGGGAGGACTCTGTTCGAAAAAGTCTGGGACGCGCACGTGGTCAAGGAACTGCCGGATGGACAGACGCTTCTCTACATTGACCTGCACCTCGTCCACGAGGTGACGTCGCCTCAGGCGTTTGCCGGACTTCGTTTCGCGGGGCGCAAGGTTCGCCGGCCCGAGCTGACGTTTGCGACCATGGATCACAACGTGCCGACGGTGAATCCGAAAGATGTCCGAGACGCCATTGCGCGCAAGCAGATTGAAACGCTTGAGCAGAACTGCCGCGATTTCGGCGTCCAATTGGCGGGGCTCGACAGTCCCTTCCAGGGCATCGTACACGTCATCGGACCGGAGCTCGGCCTGACCATGCCGGGGAAGACGATTGTCTGCGGCGACAGCCACACGTCGACGCACGGCGCGTTCGGCGCGCTCGCCTTCGGCATCGGCACGAGTGAGGTGGAGCACGTGCTCGCCACGCAGTGCCTCTGGCAGAGCCGACCGAAGACCATGCGCATTCAGCTGAATGGCTCGCTACAACCGGGTGTCACCGCCAAGGACGTGATCCTCGGCCTGATTGCGAAATACGGTGTGAATTTCGGCACGGGTCACGTCGTGGAGTACGCCGGCGGCCTGATCCCAGAGCTCAGCATGGAGCAGCGGATGACCATCTGCAACATGTCCATCGAGTTCGGCGCCCGTGCGGGCATGATGGCGCCGGACGAGACGACCATCGCCTACGTCCAGGGCCGGCGCTACGCGCCGAAGGGCGCGGATTGGGAGGCGTGCGTCGCCGCGTGGCGTGAACTGAAGTCCGATCCCGACGCCGCCTTTGATGTCGACGTGGTCTTCGATGTGAATGACCTCGAGCCGCAGGTGACATGGGGCACCAATCCGGGACAGGGGGTTGGCATCAGCGGCGTCGTGCCGGATCCGAAGGACGCGAAGTCCGAGGAGGAGGCGCTGGCCATCCGTCAGGCGCTTGAGTACATGGACCTGAAGCCGGGAACCAAAATCTCCGAGATCCCCATTCAGCACGTGTTCATCGGCTCGTGCACGAACGCCCGCATCGAGGATCTGCGCTTGGCCGCGAGCATCGTGAAAGGCCGGCGCGTCGCGGACGGCGTGCGCGCGGTGGTGGTGCCGGGATCGAAGCAGGTGAAGCAGCAGGCGGAGGCCGAGGGGTTGCACGAGATCTTCCTCGAAGCGGGCTTCGAGTGGCGCGAGCCTGGCTGCAGCGCGTGCCTCGGCATGAATCCCGACATCATCCCGGCTGGGGAGCGGTGCGCATCGACGTCCAACCGCAACTTCGAAGGACGGCAGGGCAAAGGAGCCCGCACGCATCTTGTCAGCCCGGCCATGGCGGCCGCCGCGGCCATCGCTGGGCACTTCGTCGACGTGCGTGAGCTGACCTCGGAAGGAGTGACGGCGTGA
- the leuB gene encoding 3-isopropylmalate dehydrogenase has translation MTKNIAILPGDGIGREVTAEAVKLIQIVAASRGETWNLEEGLIGGAAFDQTGSPLPDETVRLCRAADAVLLGAVGGPKWDHLPGDKRPEAGLLGIRKALEVYANLRPIRTWPGLLLASPLKPELVEGVDFIIVRELTGGLYFGQPKARLDGGEAVVDTLHYTRAEIRRVVKVAFELAKGRRGRVTSVDKANVLESSRVWREVVEEVAPEYPGVSVEHLLVDNAAMQIITRPKTFDVIVTENMFGDILSDEAAVITGSIGMLPSASLGEGGPGLYEPVHGSAPDIAGQGLANPLATFLSVALMMRHSLHFPEAADAIEQAVHGVIERGIRTRDLAQSGEAFVKTAEVSAMVCEDVKRRLG, from the coding sequence ATGACAAAGAACATTGCAATCTTGCCCGGTGACGGCATCGGCCGAGAAGTCACGGCGGAGGCGGTCAAGCTGATCCAGATCGTCGCCGCGAGCCGGGGGGAGACGTGGAACCTCGAAGAGGGCCTGATTGGCGGCGCTGCGTTCGACCAGACCGGCTCGCCGTTGCCAGACGAGACGGTGCGGCTCTGTCGCGCGGCAGACGCTGTGCTGCTCGGCGCGGTAGGCGGGCCAAAATGGGATCATCTCCCTGGAGACAAGCGCCCCGAGGCAGGGCTGCTCGGCATCCGCAAAGCGCTTGAGGTCTACGCGAATCTTCGGCCCATCCGGACCTGGCCAGGGCTGTTGCTGGCCTCGCCGCTCAAGCCGGAGCTTGTCGAAGGCGTGGATTTCATCATCGTGCGGGAGTTAACGGGTGGGCTTTATTTCGGCCAGCCGAAGGCCCGCCTCGATGGCGGCGAAGCGGTGGTGGACACGCTTCACTACACGCGCGCCGAGATCCGCCGCGTGGTGAAGGTGGCCTTTGAACTCGCGAAAGGCCGGCGGGGGCGCGTGACGTCGGTCGATAAGGCGAATGTGCTCGAATCGAGCCGCGTGTGGCGCGAGGTGGTGGAAGAGGTTGCGCCCGAATACCCAGGCGTTTCGGTCGAGCATTTGCTGGTGGACAACGCCGCCATGCAGATCATCACGAGGCCGAAGACGTTTGACGTGATCGTGACCGAGAACATGTTTGGGGACATCTTGAGCGACGAGGCGGCCGTCATCACGGGATCCATCGGCATGTTGCCTTCCGCGAGCCTCGGCGAAGGGGGGCCTGGCCTGTACGAGCCCGTGCACGGTTCGGCGCCGGACATCGCGGGTCAGGGCCTCGCCAATCCGCTGGCCACGTTTCTGTCTGTGGCGCTCATGATGCGCCATTCTCTGCACTTTCCCGAGGCTGCGGACGCCATCGAGCAGGCCGTGCATGGCGTGATCGAGCGCGGCATCCGAACGCGCGATCTCGCCCAGAGTGGCGAGGCGTTTGTCAAAACCGCTGAAGTCAGTGCGATGGTTTGCGAAGACGTGAAAAGGAGGCTCGGTTGA
- the ilvC gene encoding ketol-acid reductoisomerase: protein MEKIYYDADISIQPLADKRIAVIGYGSQGHAHAQNLRDSGFDVVIGLRPGSSWAKAEADGFRVMAVGEAVEESDVIMILLPDERQPAVYEREIRPYLTAGKALAFAHGFNIHFSQIQPPKEVDVFMVAPKGPGHLVRRVYEAGGGVPALIAVHQDASGQAKDLALAYARGIGAGRAGILTTTFREETETDLFGEQAVLCGGLSALIKAGFETLVEAGYQPEIAYFECLHEMKLIVDLIYEGGLEYMRYSISDTAQWGDFTSGPRIITEETKKEMRRILADIQSGAFAKSWILENQANRPMFNAINRRELEHPIEVVGRKLRSMMPFIKAKRPGDDRVPATADRA, encoded by the coding sequence ATGGAGAAAATTTATTATGACGCCGATATCTCGATTCAACCCCTGGCGGACAAGCGCATCGCTGTCATCGGCTACGGGTCCCAAGGACACGCCCACGCGCAAAACCTCCGGGACAGTGGTTTTGACGTCGTGATTGGGCTTCGGCCAGGTTCGTCCTGGGCCAAAGCGGAGGCCGATGGATTCCGCGTCATGGCGGTCGGCGAGGCGGTGGAAGAATCGGACGTGATCATGATCCTGTTGCCGGACGAGCGGCAGCCGGCCGTCTATGAGCGGGAAATCCGCCCGTATCTCACGGCGGGCAAGGCGCTCGCGTTTGCCCACGGGTTCAACATTCACTTCTCGCAGATCCAGCCGCCGAAGGAAGTGGACGTGTTCATGGTGGCGCCAAAGGGGCCTGGACACCTCGTGCGCCGCGTGTACGAAGCGGGGGGCGGCGTGCCAGCGCTCATCGCCGTGCATCAGGACGCGAGCGGCCAAGCGAAGGATCTCGCACTCGCGTATGCGCGCGGCATTGGCGCGGGGCGGGCGGGCATCCTCACCACCACGTTCCGCGAGGAGACCGAAACGGATCTGTTCGGCGAGCAGGCGGTTCTCTGCGGAGGGCTGTCCGCGCTCATCAAGGCGGGCTTCGAGACGCTGGTGGAGGCCGGCTACCAGCCGGAGATTGCGTATTTCGAGTGCCTGCACGAGATGAAGCTCATCGTGGATCTCATCTATGAAGGCGGTTTGGAGTACATGCGGTATTCCATCTCCGACACGGCGCAGTGGGGCGACTTCACGTCGGGTCCGCGCATCATCACGGAAGAGACGAAGAAGGAGATGCGCCGCATTCTCGCTGACATCCAAAGCGGCGCGTTCGCCAAGAGCTGGATTCTCGAGAACCAGGCCAATCGGCCGATGTTCAACGCCATCAACCGGCGCGAGCTTGAGCATCCCATTGAGGTGGTGGGCCGCAAGTTGCGCAGCATGATGCCCTTCATCAAGGCGAAGCGGCCGGGGGACGATCGCGTCCCGGCCACTGCGGACCGGGCGTGA
- the ilvN gene encoding acetolactate synthase small subunit encodes MTPVLSVLVHNKPGVLNRITALFMRKGFNIQSLTVCITENPEISRMTIVMSDMDEAALEQVIKQLHKQIDVLKVTDLTDQAMVARELALIRVSSPIAERAIIHSLIEPFRANIVDVGRETVTVQVTGDAEKIDALIALLRPYGIRELARTGLTALPREAASSADPKRAGEAQVLHI; translated from the coding sequence ATGACGCCTGTCCTGTCCGTGCTCGTGCACAACAAACCCGGCGTACTCAACCGAATCACGGCGCTCTTTATGCGCAAGGGATTTAACATCCAGAGCCTCACCGTCTGCATCACGGAAAACCCGGAGATTTCGCGCATGACGATTGTCATGAGCGACATGGACGAGGCTGCGCTGGAGCAGGTCATCAAGCAGCTTCACAAACAGATTGACGTGCTGAAGGTGACGGATCTCACGGATCAGGCGATGGTCGCGCGAGAGCTGGCGCTCATCCGGGTGTCGAGCCCCATCGCCGAGCGCGCGATTATCCATTCGCTCATCGAGCCGTTCCGGGCGAACATCGTCGATGTCGGGCGCGAGACGGTGACGGTGCAGGTGACGGGCGATGCGGAGAAAATCGACGCGCTTATTGCCCTGCTCCGGCCGTATGGCATTCGCGAATTGGCACGCACGGGGCTGACGGCGCTGCCGCGCGAGGCGGCGTCCTCGGCCGACCCGAAGCGCGCCGGAGAGGCGCAGGTCCTCCACATCTAG
- the ilvB gene encoding biosynthetic-type acetolactate synthase large subunit encodes MSKPADDETLTRSGEGGAMWMKGADMVVEALRREQVEVIFGYPGGAVLPLYDALYQCGIRHVLTRHEQGAIHAAEGYARVTGKPGVVIATSGPGATNLVTGLADAMMDSIPLVAITGQVAKTVIGTDAFQETSIIGISTPITKHNYQIRHASEIPKVFKEAFHIANSGRKGPVLIDIPKDVSGEEAWFAYDDPPQLPGYQPTVVPHHMQIRKLMHGLQHAKRPVVLAGAGVLHARATEKLLAFVEKYQLPVVQTLLGLGSFPASHPLCLGMGGMHGSAAANKALYETDFLINLGARFDDRLTGKLEHFAPHAVVAHIDIDPAEIGKNVPTDIPVVGDVGEALSMMLSIDVPPPDAEAWREELLRVKRELPFWWVQDGKHIKPQRLIAEIARITKGDVVVTTDVGQHQMWAAQFFPLNQPDRWVTSGGLGTMGFGLPAAIGAHFGQPDKLVVAILGDAGFQMTLQELAVIGEHRLPIKVVIVNNSALGMVRQWQELFHGERYSESLLPWQPDFVKLGEAYRIPSARVERDEELTAALEAFLREPGPGLLECVVDPNENVYPMVAPGTGIHQMVGVRP; translated from the coding sequence ATGTCAAAACCGGCAGATGACGAGACGCTGACGCGCTCGGGAGAAGGCGGAGCCATGTGGATGAAAGGTGCCGACATGGTCGTAGAGGCGCTGCGCCGAGAGCAGGTCGAGGTCATCTTCGGGTATCCCGGTGGGGCGGTGCTACCGCTGTACGACGCGCTCTACCAATGTGGCATTCGCCACGTCTTGACGCGCCATGAGCAAGGGGCCATTCACGCTGCGGAGGGCTACGCTCGCGTAACGGGGAAGCCGGGCGTCGTGATTGCCACAAGTGGGCCAGGCGCCACCAATCTCGTCACCGGCTTGGCCGACGCGATGATGGACAGCATTCCGCTCGTCGCCATTACGGGTCAGGTGGCAAAGACCGTGATTGGCACCGACGCGTTTCAGGAGACGTCCATCATTGGCATCTCGACGCCCATCACCAAGCATAACTATCAAATCCGGCACGCGTCGGAAATTCCGAAGGTCTTCAAAGAGGCGTTTCACATCGCCAACTCGGGCCGTAAAGGGCCTGTGCTGATCGATATTCCCAAGGACGTGTCAGGGGAAGAGGCGTGGTTCGCGTATGATGATCCGCCGCAGCTGCCTGGATATCAGCCGACCGTGGTGCCTCACCACATGCAGATTCGGAAGTTGATGCACGGCCTGCAACACGCCAAGCGGCCCGTGGTGCTGGCGGGAGCCGGCGTGCTGCATGCGAGGGCGACCGAGAAGCTCCTGGCGTTTGTCGAAAAGTATCAGCTTCCGGTGGTACAGACGCTGCTCGGCCTCGGCAGCTTTCCGGCGTCTCATCCGCTGTGCCTCGGCATGGGCGGGATGCACGGAAGCGCGGCGGCCAACAAAGCGCTCTACGAGACGGACTTCCTCATCAATCTCGGCGCCCGGTTTGATGACCGCCTGACCGGCAAGTTGGAGCACTTCGCGCCGCACGCGGTGGTGGCGCACATCGACATCGATCCGGCCGAGATTGGCAAAAACGTGCCTACCGACATTCCGGTGGTGGGCGACGTCGGCGAGGCGCTGTCCATGATGCTCAGCATCGATGTTCCACCGCCGGACGCGGAGGCGTGGCGCGAAGAGTTGCTGCGGGTGAAAAGGGAACTTCCGTTTTGGTGGGTGCAAGATGGGAAGCACATCAAGCCGCAGCGGCTGATCGCGGAAATTGCGCGGATCACGAAAGGGGACGTCGTCGTCACGACGGACGTCGGCCAGCACCAGATGTGGGCTGCGCAATTCTTCCCGCTGAATCAGCCGGATCGGTGGGTGACATCGGGCGGACTGGGTACCATGGGGTTCGGTTTGCCGGCGGCCATTGGTGCCCACTTTGGACAGCCGGATAAGCTCGTAGTGGCTATCCTGGGCGACGCGGGGTTCCAGATGACGCTGCAGGAACTCGCCGTGATTGGCGAGCACCGGCTTCCCATCAAGGTCGTGATCGTCAACAACAGCGCGCTCGGCATGGTGAGGCAGTGGCAGGAGCTGTTTCACGGCGAGCGGTATTCGGAATCGCTGCTTCCATGGCAGCCTGACTTCGTGAAGCTGGGCGAGGCGTACCGCATTCCCTCGGCGCGCGTGGAGCGGGACGAGGAACTGACCGCAGCGCTTGAGGCGTTTCTCCGCGAACCGGGGCCAGGGCTCCTGGAGTGCGTGGTGGATCCGAATGAGAACGTGTACCCGATGGTCGCGCCGGGCACCGGGATCCACCAGATGGTGGGGGTGAGGCCATGA